The Candidatus Tanganyikabacteria bacterium genome contains the following window.
GAGCGGGCGTCCGAGGAGGTGATCCGCGCGGCCTTCAAGGTGCTGCAGAAGCGCGCCCATCCGGATCGGGGCGGCGACACCCGCATCTCCCAGATCCTCAACAACGCCCGGGACACACTGCTCGATCCAGCCAGGCGGCGCCAGTACGACGCGAGCCTGGCGCGGGCCGCGCCGGAGCCGGCCGAACCGGTCGCCGAGCGCATCATCCGCCAGATCGTCGAGGTGCGCGTCAACTTCGTCGTCTGCATGCACTGCCGCGCGCTCAACCGGATCGCCGAGCAACGCCTCGACCGGGCGCCGGGCGGGAAGTGCGGCAAGTGCGGCAAGCGCTTCGCCGAGCCCGAAGTAGTCGAGCGGGACGTCTTCTTCGCGGTGTGCCTGGCCTGCGGGCAGCGCACCCTGGTGGAATCGGACGATTATCGGATGATCCGCGAACTGACCTGCAAGCGGTGCGAGGCGCGGATTTCGGGCGAGGCGGCCGATCACGCGGCGGCGCGGGCGGCCACCGCGCCCCAGGGGCCGCAGCGCCGGCCGGCGATCGTCAGGGAGTACCGCCTCCGCGCCAAGGGCCTGGAACTCGGGATGCATCTCCCGGGGTTCCAGGAAGGCGTGTGGGAAGCGTCCGATCTGTTCGCGAGAATGAAAGGCGCGACACTGAAACTGACCGGCAAGCTCGCCTACGGTGGACGGAAGGACTCCCGCCACGTCGTGGTCCGCGTCAGCATCGAGGAAAACGAGGGAATGGGCAGCATCGCCACCGCAGCCGAAGATATCACCGTGAGCCCCCGCCGGCAGGCCGGGTTCGCCCTGGCGCTCAGGATCGCCAGGCCGGACGCCAAGCGGGCGCGCCGGCTGGTGCTGGGAATCGAGCGCTGATCGGGCTCCGGACGCCATGCGCCCGTTTCTCCGCGACCAACCCGACGATCTGCAACTCTTCGCCTGCGAGGTCGAGCAACTGCAGGCCGAGATCGAGGACGCTCGCCTGGCCGGCGACGAAGCGCGCCTCCTGGCTGCGCTGGGGCGCGCCGGCGACCTTTGCCGCGCCCTCGGGCAGTCGCGACGCGCCGTGGATGCCCTGGAGGAAGCGGTGGCGCTTGCCCGCACTGAACGCGACAGGGCGCGCCTGGCCGCGAACCTGATCCGCCTGGGCACGGCCTTCCAGTATGCCGACGAG
Protein-coding sequences here:
- a CDS encoding DnaJ domain-containing protein, yielding MEVNYYDLLEVSERASEEVIRAAFKVLQKRAHPDRGGDTRISQILNNARDTLLDPARRRQYDASLARAAPEPAEPVAERIIRQIVEVRVNFVVCMHCRALNRIAEQRLDRAPGGKCGKCGKRFAEPEVVERDVFFAVCLACGQRTLVESDDYRMIRELTCKRCEARISGEAADHAAARAATAPQGPQRRPAIVREYRLRAKGLELGMHLPGFQEGVWEASDLFARMKGATLKLTGKLAYGGRKDSRHVVVRVSIEENEGMGSIATAAEDITVSPRRQAGFALALRIARPDAKRARRLVLGIER
- a CDS encoding tetratricopeptide repeat protein; amino-acid sequence: MRPFLRDQPDDLQLFACEVEQLQAEIEDARLAGDEARLLAALGRAGDLCRALGQSRRAVDALEEAVALARTERDRARLAANLIRLGTAFQYADEHATAERFLREALALAEAEGLGPYVGFACQHLGKCLAEQGRYGEARDAFDRALGVRQEAGDRDLAASTRRALELLDRVEARAQ